The following are encoded together in the Gordonia insulae genome:
- a CDS encoding ferredoxin — MKVTIDEVKCVAAGQCVAAAPDVFDQRDEDGIVFLLAQDPPDDEAENVRQAAAVCPAMAIVVEE; from the coding sequence ATGAAAGTCACCATCGACGAAGTGAAATGTGTCGCGGCAGGGCAATGTGTGGCGGCGGCACCGGACGTGTTCGACCAGCGTGACGAGGACGGCATCGTGTTCCTGCTGGCGCAGGATCCGCCCGACGACGAGGCCGAGAACGTCCGGCAGGCAGCCGCGGTATGCCCCGCCATGGCCATCGTGGTCGAAGAATGA
- a CDS encoding NAD(P)/FAD-dependent oxidoreductase: protein MKTVTSVLVVGASASGLSTVDALRRKGFTGSITVIGDEPHMPYDRPPLSKQILEGVWTPDRAQLRSDDMIAKLDAEFVLGEEAVALDVAERRVTSRSGREFVADAVVIATGVRPRELSGQAGVDGVFVMRSLEDSMNLRRRLLDQPKVVVVGEGVLGAEVSATARKMGAEVTMTGPQPRPMSLQIGTMASQVLADVHTENGVRLRLGVGVAELVHEANVVRGVRLATGEVLEAEAVVVSIGSVPATAWLADSGLTLDNGVVCNSNCAAAQSIYAVGDVSRWYHNSLGRHFRLENRTNATDQSAVVADDILGVEHHYEPIPYFWTDQFDVKIQVHGAISADATPQIVEGDISARRFVATYRTDGRVTGVLGWNMPKQTRLHRQDIVDDLEPQFA, encoded by the coding sequence ATGAAGACCGTCACGAGCGTCCTCGTCGTGGGCGCATCCGCTTCCGGCCTGTCGACAGTCGATGCGTTGCGCCGCAAGGGGTTCACGGGCAGCATCACCGTCATCGGCGATGAGCCGCACATGCCCTACGATCGTCCGCCGCTGTCCAAGCAGATCCTCGAGGGCGTGTGGACCCCAGACCGTGCCCAACTCCGCAGCGACGACATGATCGCCAAGCTCGACGCCGAGTTCGTACTCGGCGAGGAGGCGGTTGCGCTGGATGTGGCCGAGCGTCGGGTGACCTCTCGGTCGGGCCGCGAATTCGTTGCCGATGCCGTGGTGATCGCAACGGGGGTTCGGCCCCGCGAGCTGTCCGGACAGGCCGGGGTGGATGGGGTCTTCGTCATGCGAAGCCTCGAGGACTCGATGAACCTGCGCCGGCGGCTGCTCGATCAGCCGAAGGTCGTCGTGGTGGGTGAGGGCGTGTTGGGGGCAGAGGTATCTGCGACGGCGCGAAAGATGGGGGCCGAGGTGACGATGACCGGTCCGCAGCCACGCCCGATGTCACTGCAGATCGGAACCATGGCGTCGCAGGTGCTGGCCGATGTGCACACCGAGAACGGCGTCCGGCTGCGACTCGGTGTCGGTGTCGCCGAACTCGTGCACGAGGCAAACGTGGTGCGCGGTGTCCGGTTGGCGACCGGCGAGGTCCTCGAGGCCGAAGCTGTGGTGGTCTCCATCGGGTCTGTCCCGGCCACCGCGTGGTTGGCCGACAGCGGGCTCACGCTCGACAACGGTGTGGTCTGCAATTCGAACTGTGCAGCAGCGCAATCGATCTACGCAGTCGGCGATGTCTCCCGTTGGTACCACAATTCGCTTGGGCGCCACTTCAGGCTGGAGAACCGCACGAACGCCACAGATCAGTCCGCAGTGGTCGCCGATGACATCCTGGGCGTCGAGCATCACTACGAGCCGATTCCGTACTTCTGGACCGATCAGTTCGACGTCAAGATCCAGGTGCACGGTGCAATCAGCGCCGACGCCACGCCGCAGATCGTGGAAGGGGACATCTCGGCAAGACGATTCGTGGCGACCTACCGCACAGACGGCCGGGTGACCGGCGTCCTGGGTTGGAACATGCCCAAGCAGACCCGACTACATCGGCAGGACATCGTCGATGACCTCGAGCCGCAGTTCGCGTAA
- a CDS encoding alpha-ketoacid dehydrogenase subunit alpha/beta, protein MTTETSPAATARRTLTEDQQIELYRRMQTIRQFEQRASTLYRDSKIPGFLHLSIGQEATAVGACWPLSDSDVITSTHRGHGHCIAKGLEVGPMFAELMGKETGTCKGRGGSMHIADPRRGIFGANGIVGAGLPIAVGAGTAATLRRDGSVVVAFFGDGAVAQGVFHESVNLAAVWDLPIIFFCENNGYAEFSPASDQHRADLRARAAGYGVGYAEVDGNNVLAVVDLQTRLVDDIRNGACGPVIVDASTYRWHGHYEGDPQKYRDADEIAEWQRRDPITLLGDQLRHRELGIRVDTIDAEIAESLDKAVVEATNAPYPDPATVLADVYAPRPTIAEPLRPAVGQLKMMHAITNALTRELEDDDRVFVAGIDVGAGGNVFGLTRGLAERFPGRVRDTPISESAIIGTAVGAAMAGMKPVVEIMYLDFIGVCLDQIMNQAAKMRFMTGGNASLPLVIRTQFAAGKSSGSQHSQSLEALLAHIPGLTVVMPSTPADAYGLLRSAIADPNPVIVIENRLLYGMKGPEPATDHRVPLGRAIVRRPGSDVTLVSYSSYVHDCLAVADRLADRGVDAEVIDLRTVSPLDFETVLTSLQKTNRLVVVHQATRDFGVGAEIAARAVSEGFWHLDAPVERVAAMQSPAPYAPNLEQLWLPSHDEIEAAVERAMNPDPLNPAPVAAR, encoded by the coding sequence ATGACCACCGAAACATCGCCGGCCGCCACCGCACGCCGCACACTCACCGAGGATCAGCAGATCGAGCTCTACCGACGGATGCAGACCATCCGCCAGTTCGAGCAGCGCGCGTCAACCCTCTACCGTGACAGCAAGATTCCTGGGTTTCTGCATCTCTCCATCGGTCAGGAGGCAACCGCGGTCGGTGCGTGCTGGCCACTGTCGGACTCCGACGTGATCACGTCGACGCATCGCGGCCACGGGCATTGCATCGCCAAGGGCCTCGAGGTCGGACCGATGTTCGCCGAGCTCATGGGCAAGGAGACCGGCACCTGCAAAGGCCGCGGTGGCTCGATGCACATCGCGGACCCGCGCCGTGGCATCTTCGGGGCCAACGGGATCGTCGGCGCAGGATTGCCGATCGCCGTCGGGGCCGGGACCGCGGCGACTCTTCGCCGGGACGGATCGGTGGTGGTGGCCTTCTTCGGAGACGGCGCAGTCGCGCAGGGTGTCTTCCACGAGTCGGTCAACCTCGCCGCGGTCTGGGATCTGCCGATCATCTTCTTCTGCGAGAACAACGGGTACGCCGAGTTCTCGCCGGCGTCCGATCAACACCGCGCCGACCTGCGTGCGCGTGCTGCCGGCTATGGCGTCGGATATGCCGAGGTCGACGGCAACAACGTCCTCGCCGTGGTCGATCTCCAGACCCGACTGGTCGACGACATCCGCAACGGCGCCTGCGGTCCGGTTATCGTCGATGCGTCGACCTACCGGTGGCATGGTCACTACGAAGGGGACCCGCAGAAGTATCGCGACGCCGACGAGATTGCCGAGTGGCAGAGGCGTGACCCGATCACGTTGCTGGGCGATCAACTCCGACATCGAGAACTCGGGATCCGTGTCGACACGATTGATGCCGAGATCGCCGAGAGCCTGGACAAAGCGGTCGTCGAGGCAACGAATGCACCGTATCCCGACCCGGCCACTGTGCTGGCGGACGTCTACGCACCACGCCCTACGATCGCCGAACCGCTGCGGCCCGCCGTCGGCCAGCTGAAGATGATGCACGCGATCACCAACGCGCTGACGCGAGAACTCGAAGACGACGACCGCGTGTTCGTCGCCGGCATCGACGTCGGGGCGGGCGGCAACGTCTTCGGTCTCACCCGCGGATTGGCCGAGCGATTCCCGGGACGTGTCCGTGACACGCCCATCTCCGAGAGCGCCATCATCGGCACCGCCGTGGGTGCCGCGATGGCAGGCATGAAACCCGTCGTCGAGATCATGTACCTGGATTTCATCGGCGTGTGCCTGGACCAGATCATGAACCAGGCAGCCAAGATGCGCTTCATGACCGGCGGCAACGCGTCGCTGCCGTTGGTGATCCGGACCCAGTTCGCCGCCGGGAAATCGTCCGGGAGTCAGCACTCCCAGAGTCTCGAGGCACTGCTCGCGCACATCCCCGGGCTGACGGTGGTGATGCCGTCCACGCCCGCTGATGCCTACGGACTCCTGCGTAGCGCCATCGCCGACCCCAATCCGGTCATCGTGATCGAGAATCGGCTGCTCTACGGAATGAAGGGCCCCGAACCCGCCACGGATCACCGGGTCCCGCTCGGTCGCGCCATCGTCCGTCGACCGGGCAGCGACGTCACTCTCGTCTCGTATTCGTCCTACGTCCATGATTGCCTCGCGGTTGCCGACCGTCTCGCCGATCGCGGCGTAGACGCAGAGGTCATCGACCTCCGGACGGTCTCGCCGCTCGATTTCGAGACGGTGCTGACTTCGTTGCAGAAGACCAACCGCCTGGTTGTGGTCCATCAGGCGACCCGCGACTTCGGCGTCGGCGCGGAGATCGCGGCTCGCGCAGTCAGCGAGGGCTTCTGGCACCTCGATGCACCGGTGGAGCGAGTGGCCGCGATGCAGTCCCCGGCACCGTATGCGCCCAACCTCGAACAGCTCTGGTTGCCCTCGCATGACGAGATCGAGGCAGCCGTAGAACGGGCGATGAACCCCGATCCGCTCAACCCTGCACCGGTTGCCGCGCGATGA
- a CDS encoding enoyl-CoA hydratase/isomerase family protein gives MTGSDTTTDCVHVEIVGSVARLTLSRPPVNAFNAQLVGQLDDAVAEVETRADVRVAILTGAGRCFAAGADLHEIADLSVDAMSWWNRRLERAVDRVARLGIPVIAAVNGHALGGGFELALAADFRFFSAAATVGLPEVTLGIVPGAGGMSRLTRIVGAMRAKELIMSGRRVRPEEADALGLGWQAGSRGALAAAEGLAETLSAAPHPAIRAVKESVDRATDSSLQASLAADVAALTAVFATDEARRGIVAFRTP, from the coding sequence ATGACCGGATCCGATACGACGACCGATTGTGTGCACGTCGAGATCGTCGGAAGCGTCGCCCGTCTCACTTTGTCACGGCCACCGGTGAACGCTTTCAACGCGCAGCTGGTGGGCCAACTCGACGATGCCGTTGCCGAGGTCGAGACGCGGGCAGATGTTCGGGTCGCGATCCTGACCGGGGCAGGGCGGTGCTTCGCGGCGGGCGCAGATCTCCATGAGATCGCCGATCTTTCCGTCGACGCGATGAGCTGGTGGAACCGGCGTCTCGAGCGCGCTGTCGACCGGGTCGCACGCCTTGGCATCCCCGTCATCGCGGCGGTGAACGGCCACGCGCTCGGCGGAGGATTCGAACTGGCGCTGGCCGCCGACTTCCGCTTCTTCTCGGCAGCCGCGACGGTCGGTTTGCCCGAGGTGACGCTCGGCATCGTGCCCGGGGCGGGTGGGATGAGTCGGTTGACCCGCATCGTCGGCGCCATGCGTGCCAAGGAGTTGATCATGAGCGGCCGCCGGGTGCGGCCCGAGGAGGCCGACGCCCTCGGCCTGGGCTGGCAGGCCGGCTCGCGCGGCGCACTCGCCGCTGCCGAGGGACTGGCCGAGACGTTGTCAGCCGCGCCGCATCCGGCAATCCGTGCCGTGAAGGAGTCGGTCGATCGTGCCACCGACAGCTCGCTACAGGCCTCGCTGGCCGCGGATGTTGCGGCGTTGACCGCGGTCTTCGCCACCGACGAGGCGCGCCGTGGCATCGTCGCGTTCCGCACGCCCTGA
- a CDS encoding cytochrome P450, whose amino-acid sequence MTEGTSGATLPVESDDVPVYPTPRDAKCPFLPAPEIRELLADGVVLSRVRTWDGRTPWLVTSHAGQRTIMSDPRVSANDHLPGFPHPTQAQAETIHERPKTIFDSDGPEHARLRRMLTNSFTRGRMEKIRPVIQQQTDDLVDAMLGGPNPVDLVEALSLPLPSLMICELLGVPYEDHDFFQEHAKVANAREVTPEENGIAMRTLGGYVTELIEAKMAKPEEDVISDLAQRVSNGDLDLAEASMLGMILLIAGHETSANMITLGAAVLLQNPDQLALVRDMTERKPLAATVEELLRYLTIPHLLERRVALEDIEFEGEVIRAGDGIIAPLPAANFDPAAFPEPEKLDVTRDARHHHAFGWGPHQCIGQQLARIELEVVFGTLFRRVPNLRLAAPFETLRFKGDSLAYGIYELPVAW is encoded by the coding sequence ATGACCGAAGGAACAAGCGGAGCCACGTTGCCGGTGGAGTCCGACGATGTACCCGTCTATCCCACCCCCCGTGACGCCAAGTGCCCATTCCTGCCGGCTCCGGAAATCCGGGAGCTGCTCGCCGACGGTGTGGTGCTCTCGCGGGTGCGTACCTGGGATGGCCGCACTCCGTGGCTGGTGACATCGCATGCGGGGCAACGCACGATCATGTCCGACCCCCGAGTCAGTGCCAACGATCACCTCCCGGGTTTCCCGCATCCGACCCAGGCGCAAGCGGAGACCATTCACGAGCGTCCCAAGACGATCTTCGACTCGGACGGCCCGGAACATGCACGCCTGCGGCGTATGTTGACGAACTCGTTCACCCGCGGACGGATGGAGAAGATCCGCCCTGTCATTCAGCAGCAGACCGACGATCTGGTCGACGCGATGCTGGGCGGCCCGAACCCCGTCGACCTGGTTGAGGCATTGTCCTTGCCGTTGCCGTCGTTGATGATTTGCGAGCTCCTGGGTGTGCCGTACGAAGATCACGACTTCTTTCAGGAGCACGCGAAGGTTGCCAACGCGAGGGAGGTGACACCGGAGGAGAACGGGATCGCGATGCGCACGTTGGGTGGCTATGTCACAGAACTCATCGAGGCCAAGATGGCCAAGCCCGAAGAGGACGTCATCTCCGATCTCGCCCAGCGCGTCTCCAATGGCGACCTCGACCTTGCCGAGGCCTCGATGCTGGGGATGATCCTGTTGATCGCGGGACACGAGACCAGTGCCAACATGATCACCCTGGGCGCTGCCGTACTCCTGCAGAACCCTGATCAGCTCGCGCTGGTGCGCGACATGACCGAGCGTAAGCCGTTGGCCGCGACGGTGGAGGAACTGCTCCGATACCTGACGATTCCGCACCTCCTCGAGCGTCGGGTTGCGCTGGAGGACATCGAGTTCGAGGGAGAGGTGATCCGTGCTGGGGACGGCATCATTGCGCCGTTGCCGGCCGCCAACTTCGATCCCGCGGCTTTCCCGGAGCCGGAGAAGCTCGACGTCACGCGTGATGCGCGGCACCACCATGCGTTCGGCTGGGGTCCCCACCAGTGCATCGGTCAGCAGTTGGCGAGGATCGAGCTGGAGGTTGTCTTCGGCACCTTGTTCCGTCGCGTACCGAACCTGAGATTGGCCGCACCCTTCGAAACATTGCGATTCAAGGGGGATTCACTCGCCTACGGCATCTACGAACTACCGGTGGCCTGGTAG
- a CDS encoding TetR/AcrR family transcriptional regulator codes for MGRPPGHSKGYEAKKQEIIDTAAALFAKNGYASTGTTELGDVTGLAKGALYYYIKSKENLLVEIQDRVLEPLLEETRAAQSVDISAAARLRLVSEILLNMIYARLDHIWVYEHDYRHLSGKNLKKFLARRHEFEMIIESIIVEAMRDEQFLHSDPHLAMLQFFNLHNHTYQWLKPGTTRWTAEELSTTYCRTLFGGFGTPGLDIDAVEREVAAHHEGAQAAVGA; via the coding sequence ATGGGCAGACCACCAGGCCACAGCAAGGGCTACGAGGCCAAGAAGCAGGAGATCATCGACACCGCGGCCGCCCTGTTCGCCAAGAATGGCTATGCATCCACCGGAACCACCGAGCTCGGCGACGTCACCGGCCTGGCCAAGGGTGCGTTGTACTACTACATCAAGTCCAAAGAGAATCTTCTTGTCGAGATCCAGGATCGCGTCCTCGAACCACTCCTGGAAGAGACCCGCGCCGCCCAGTCGGTCGACATCTCCGCAGCCGCGCGACTTCGGCTCGTCTCCGAGATCCTGCTCAACATGATCTATGCCCGGCTCGATCACATCTGGGTCTACGAGCACGACTACCGCCATCTCAGCGGAAAGAACCTGAAGAAGTTCCTCGCCCGGCGCCACGAGTTCGAGATGATCATCGAGAGCATCATCGTCGAAGCGATGCGCGACGAGCAGTTCCTGCACTCGGATCCGCATCTGGCGATGTTGCAGTTCTTCAATCTGCACAACCACACCTACCAGTGGCTCAAACCGGGAACCACCCGCTGGACGGCAGAGGAGCTGTCCACCACTTACTGCCGCACCCTGTTCGGCGGCTTCGGGACACCAGGTCTCGACATCGATGCCGTCGAACGTGAAGTAGCGGCACACCACGAGGGAGCACAGGCCGCCGTCGGCGCCTGA
- a CDS encoding acyl-CoA synthetase has translation MYNFASIVDHNAEVRPDTLAVTEGNRRVTHAELRDRVNALATALSDNGIRRGQIIGVLMYNHIEYLDIMMAANRLGASIVPLNYRLSPQEWRFILEHSGAVAILTEDEFVTAVDELRANLPEMSLHVTVDEPAGPEWVAYRDLVAPYHGARCSLVDVNPDELQRLMYTSGTTSRPKGVQISHENLLWKNFAHILEFGLTEKDSTLICGPMYHVGGMDLPGLATLHAGGTLHIVVKFEPTTVLTAIESLRPSVVWLAPAMMNALLHVPDVHTRDMASLRIITGGGEKMPEPLYEHISKVFPTTWFADAYGLTETVSGDCVNDAQHSRTKLGSVGRPMPHTQIRVVADDGSVAGTDELGEIVIKGPKVTRGYWKDPEATAKAIRDGWFHTGDIGRIDADGYLFIEDRKKDMIVSGGENIATPEVERVLYENDDVIEAAVLGVSHPKWGEVPKAYVVRKANSSLTAAALQDFVRARLAKYKVPAEIVFVDALPRTPSGKVLKRVLREQK, from the coding sequence ATGTACAACTTCGCATCCATCGTCGACCACAACGCCGAGGTCAGACCCGACACACTCGCTGTCACCGAAGGCAATCGGCGCGTCACCCACGCCGAGCTCCGTGACCGGGTGAATGCGCTGGCGACTGCTCTGTCGGACAACGGTATCCGACGCGGGCAGATCATCGGCGTGTTGATGTACAACCACATCGAGTACCTCGACATCATGATGGCGGCCAACCGCCTCGGGGCCTCGATCGTTCCGTTGAATTATCGTCTGTCCCCGCAGGAATGGCGTTTCATCCTCGAGCACTCCGGTGCCGTCGCCATCCTCACCGAGGACGAGTTCGTCACCGCTGTCGATGAACTGCGCGCCAACCTGCCGGAGATGTCGCTGCATGTCACGGTCGACGAACCCGCCGGTCCCGAATGGGTGGCCTATCGCGACCTGGTGGCCCCGTACCACGGAGCGCGGTGTTCGCTCGTCGACGTCAATCCCGATGAACTGCAACGACTCATGTACACATCCGGCACCACGTCGCGGCCCAAGGGCGTTCAGATCTCGCACGAGAATCTCCTGTGGAAGAACTTCGCCCACATCCTCGAGTTCGGTCTGACCGAGAAGGATTCGACGCTCATCTGTGGTCCGATGTATCACGTGGGCGGAATGGACCTGCCGGGACTGGCAACTCTGCACGCCGGCGGCACCCTGCACATCGTGGTCAAGTTCGAGCCCACCACGGTGCTCACCGCGATCGAGTCACTGCGGCCCAGCGTCGTGTGGCTCGCGCCCGCCATGATGAACGCGCTGCTCCACGTACCCGATGTCCACACCCGCGACATGGCGTCGCTGCGCATCATCACCGGTGGCGGCGAGAAGATGCCGGAGCCGCTGTACGAGCACATCAGCAAGGTGTTCCCCACCACCTGGTTCGCCGACGCCTACGGTTTGACCGAGACCGTGTCCGGGGACTGCGTCAACGACGCCCAACACTCGCGGACGAAGCTCGGTTCTGTCGGTAGACCGATGCCACACACACAGATTCGTGTTGTAGCCGATGACGGGTCCGTCGCCGGCACCGACGAACTCGGCGAGATCGTCATCAAGGGCCCGAAGGTCACCCGCGGCTACTGGAAGGATCCCGAGGCGACCGCGAAAGCCATTCGCGACGGCTGGTTCCACACCGGCGACATCGGGCGCATCGACGCGGACGGCTACCTGTTCATCGAAGACCGCAAGAAGGACATGATCGTCTCCGGCGGTGAGAACATCGCTACACCGGAGGTGGAACGCGTCCTCTACGAGAACGACGATGTGATCGAGGCGGCAGTTCTCGGCGTGTCACACCCGAAGTGGGGAGAGGTCCCCAAGGCGTATGTGGTGCGGAAGGCGAACTCTTCCCTGACTGCCGCGGCGCTGCAGGACTTTGTTCGGGCGCGCCTTGCCAAGTACAAAGTGCCGGCCGAGATCGTCTTTGTCGACGCTCTCCCCCGGACTCCTTCGGGAAAGGTATTGAAACGAGTACTACGCGAACAGAAGTGA
- a CDS encoding SDR family NAD(P)-dependent oxidoreductase, whose protein sequence is MKAIMGEQLEGKTALITGAGGALGAAIASRFADESIANLVLVDMTRHAAEHTRAALPSSVKAECIAVDVTDGPAVEDAVRQTVETFGALDVYVNTAGVVSPNARIHNLEFDDWNRTLAVNLNGTFNGIRGVARVLRKKAPVSIVNIASVSGLTAWPYASAYCVSKAGVLHLTRVAALEYAKEGLRINSVSPGTFPTAIHADLPEQVLADLDAKHPMGLGTPGDIVGAVTFLAGDDSRWMTGQTIVVDGGYSLP, encoded by the coding sequence GTGAAGGCAATCATGGGCGAGCAACTCGAGGGCAAGACAGCGTTGATCACCGGCGCCGGAGGGGCGCTGGGCGCGGCGATCGCATCACGATTCGCCGATGAGTCGATCGCGAACCTCGTTCTTGTGGACATGACTCGTCACGCGGCCGAGCACACTCGTGCAGCGCTGCCGAGTTCGGTGAAGGCCGAATGCATCGCTGTCGACGTCACCGACGGGCCGGCCGTGGAGGACGCTGTTCGGCAGACGGTCGAGACGTTCGGCGCACTTGATGTGTACGTGAACACCGCAGGTGTCGTCTCACCCAACGCACGCATTCACAATCTCGAGTTCGACGATTGGAATCGCACCCTTGCGGTGAACCTGAACGGAACCTTCAACGGTATTCGTGGCGTTGCACGTGTGCTCCGCAAGAAGGCCCCTGTCTCGATCGTCAACATCGCATCCGTCAGTGGCCTGACCGCATGGCCTTATGCGTCCGCCTACTGTGTGTCCAAAGCCGGCGTGCTGCACCTGACCCGCGTTGCCGCACTTGAGTATGCGAAAGAAGGCCTGCGGATCAACTCGGTGTCCCCGGGGACCTTCCCCACCGCAATTCACGCCGACCTGCCGGAGCAGGTTCTGGCCGATCTGGACGCCAAGCACCCCATGGGGTTGGGCACCCCTGGCGACATCGTCGGGGCGGTCACGTTCTTGGCCGGCGACGACTCCCGTTGGATGACCGGGCAGACGATCGTCGTCGACGGCGGATACTCGCTGCCCTGA
- a CDS encoding DUF3263 domain-containing protein, producing the protein MTSSTAPRVVLSTREAAYLLKFAHRWAKFGGPPDDEIFVEFGMSRARYQQILRALADHARSDLA; encoded by the coding sequence ATGACCAGTTCAACCGCTCCCCGCGTGGTCTTGTCCACCCGGGAGGCCGCATACCTGCTGAAGTTCGCTCATCGATGGGCGAAGTTCGGAGGTCCACCTGACGACGAGATCTTCGTCGAGTTCGGCATGTCACGAGCGCGATACCAGCAGATCCTGCGTGCGCTGGCCGATCACGCACGTTCGGACCTCGCGTAA